In Mucilaginibacter celer, one DNA window encodes the following:
- a CDS encoding RagB/SusD family nutrient uptake outer membrane protein, whose product MKKIQMKLIMPIVLLLVCLVYACRKDMLNRPILQSLSPNIVANKTGVESLLIGTYSLLDGVGGNGGGINAAGSNWLFGSVAAGDAYKGSEPSDGGNDALPVGNFTYSTSNPYIRDKYKLLFNGVSRANDVLRTLPLAKDISADDVKRITGEARFLRGYYYFELKKLYNMVPYVDETQADANQPNDKDIWPNIEADLQAGIDNIPALQTQKGRANKWIAMAYLAKAKMFQHKFAEAKALYDNLIPNGTKPSGDHFALNDNMQKNFSPQAGQKNSVESVFAAQSSVNDNSGGNNGNTGDELNFPYNSGPGACCGWFNPSQSLGNSFKTDAVTGLPLFTTFNTGKKVSGKTDPYTGTLDPRIDITMGRPNIPYLDWGNPPASWIRDPTDGVFNPRKNVYSSAEKGTNSSTENYWAANEVTSNNINLMRWSDVLLMAAEAEVEVGSVDKALTYVNMVRNRAANQSWWVYKGSAYDPSKSEYTVKTDAADNYLVKPYPAGAFADKNYARMAIHFERKLELAMEGQRFFDLQRWDQGTGSMADEINAFFAYDVNVNSQLNGAHFTKGKNEYYAIPQSEIDLSGSTGASKLKQNPGY is encoded by the coding sequence ATGAAAAAAATTCAAATGAAACTGATCATGCCAATAGTATTACTATTGGTGTGCCTGGTGTACGCATGTCGTAAGGATATGCTTAACCGGCCAATACTTCAAAGCTTAAGTCCGAATATTGTGGCCAACAAAACAGGTGTTGAGAGTTTATTGATTGGTACATACTCATTACTTGACGGTGTGGGCGGTAACGGTGGCGGTATCAACGCGGCCGGTTCAAACTGGTTATTTGGTAGTGTTGCTGCCGGTGATGCTTATAAAGGTTCTGAGCCGTCAGATGGTGGTAACGATGCTTTGCCGGTAGGTAATTTTACTTATTCAACATCAAATCCATACATCAGAGATAAATACAAGCTATTGTTCAACGGAGTAAGCCGTGCTAACGACGTTTTGCGTACCTTACCTTTAGCTAAAGATATCTCGGCTGATGATGTTAAAAGGATTACTGGCGAAGCGAGGTTTTTAAGGGGATACTACTACTTCGAGTTGAAGAAGCTGTACAACATGGTACCTTACGTAGACGAAACACAAGCCGATGCAAACCAGCCAAATGACAAAGACATCTGGCCAAACATTGAAGCTGATTTGCAGGCAGGTATTGATAATATCCCTGCGTTGCAAACGCAAAAAGGCCGTGCCAACAAATGGATTGCTATGGCTTATCTGGCAAAAGCAAAAATGTTTCAGCACAAATTTGCCGAAGCTAAAGCTTTGTATGATAACCTGATACCTAACGGTACCAAACCAAGCGGCGATCATTTTGCGCTTAATGATAATATGCAGAAAAACTTTAGCCCACAGGCTGGCCAGAAAAACAGCGTTGAATCTGTATTTGCTGCTCAATCTTCGGTTAATGATAACTCTGGTGGTAACAACGGTAATACCGGCGATGAGCTGAACTTCCCTTACAACAGCGGCCCTGGTGCATGCTGCGGTTGGTTTAACCCATCACAATCGTTAGGTAACTCATTTAAAACAGACGCTGTTACTGGTTTGCCATTATTCACTACCTTCAATACAGGTAAAAAAGTGAGTGGTAAAACAGATCCTTACACAGGTACTTTAGATCCACGTATCGATATCACCATGGGCCGTCCTAACATCCCTTACCTTGACTGGGGTAATCCTCCTGCAAGCTGGATCCGTGACCCTACAGATGGTGTTTTCAACCCACGTAAAAACGTTTATTCATCTGCCGAAAAAGGCACCAACTCAAGTACCGAAAACTACTGGGCAGCTAACGAGGTTACCTCGAACAACATCAACTTAATGCGTTGGAGCGATGTACTGTTAATGGCTGCTGAAGCAGAAGTTGAAGTAGGTAGTGTTGACAAAGCTTTAACTTATGTAAACATGGTGCGTAACCGCGCTGCCAATCAAAGCTGGTGGGTTTACAAAGGTTCGGCTTATGATCCGTCAAAATCTGAGTATACTGTTAAAACCGACGCAGCTGATAATTATTTAGTTAAACCTTACCCAGCCGGTGCATTTGCCGATAAAAACTACGCCCGTATGGCTATCCATTTCGAGCGTAAATTGGAATTAGCTATGGAAGGTCAGCGTTTCTTCGACTTACAACGTTGGGATCAGGGTACAGGCAGCATGGCTGATGAGATCAATGCATTCTTTGCTTACGACGTGAATGTTAACTCACAGCTTAACGGCGCTCACTTTACCAAAGGTAAAAACGAGTACTACGCAATTCCTCAAAGCGAAATTGACCTTTCAGGTTCAACCGGTGCTTCAAAACTTAAACAAAATCCTGGTTATTAA
- a CDS encoding SusC/RagA family TonB-linked outer membrane protein has product MFKSLLLKGRFLGLLLCCLVSSLVVTAQTKYKGKVIGSDDKLPVVGASVRVKGTSTGTVTDVNGEFTLTLSPGNTLVVSYIGYQSTEVKVGTDVNLRITLQSGSSTLNEVVVTGYTAQRKKDITGSVSVVNVANMKTVPASNTASLLQGTAAGVTVVNSGNPGANTTVNVRGVGSIFSTAPLVVIDGVQGSLNDVNPNDIESIQVLKDGQASIFGVRGSNGVVLVTTKKGKSGAATISYDAYYGTQRPLKDGFKLADSKTYVQAIYESYKNSPKADGTSPLADGNVQYDPGKTGTWTIPDYITPAGAKEGDPKTNPSTYLLNPFVTDNQITRANKQGTDWFHEVFKPAPIQSHNITASGGSEKSTYLMSISYLNQQGTLIDTYFKRYAARINTNFAVGPHIRVGENAYIFYKRNPNVSNNQNEGNAISYIYREPPVIPVYDIKGNFAGTRSGSLGNSSNPVAVQERSKDNRNNNWDITGNVFAEVDFLKHFTIRTQFGGTVDNYYYYFFNKPAYENSEGNTSTNGFTEVAGYNSQYTWTNTLNYNQTFGKHKIAFLGGSEAITTYRRGIRAGGGNYNISFDPNYVTVANGANPPSNGVDQLFDAGLLSYFAKLDYQFDEKYILGATIRRDGSSYFAPGHQWGTFPSVTAGWRISKEAFLKDVSWLNDMKIRGSYGSLGSLAGVETRLSNAYDLYAQSNGNANYDITGTGNSTVTGLYRVQIGNLATTWETDKIKNIGFDATLFNNKFDFTFEYFEKSVTGLLFGSTAPGIATAPSAVQNLPYVNGGNIKNKGFEIITGYHGNAGSDWKYDVSLNVSHYSNNVTNLNGAKYQDRNSSGSTRLQNFVRLQPGQPVGEFYGYKVIGLYRDAADIAASPTDGNARPGLFKYADVNGDGKISADDKTFIGNPNPKFTGGFTLNVTYKNFDLNAFLYGSFGGKIFNYIKYWTYFPQVFTGNVSADILGPKVWKPGADNSKATIPVLTRTANADNTGEPNSWYVESGNYVRLKSLMLGYTVPNAKIKALGIKRIRFYVLANNLFTITKYSGLDPELQPSNLSDNTSFGIDFGNYPAGQKIYNIGVNASF; this is encoded by the coding sequence ATGTTTAAAAGTTTACTCCTAAAAGGAAGATTCCTGGGTTTGCTGCTATGCTGCCTGGTGTCTTCATTGGTAGTTACAGCCCAAACAAAGTACAAAGGAAAGGTTATCGGCTCAGACGATAAGCTTCCGGTGGTTGGCGCATCCGTACGCGTCAAAGGTACAAGTACAGGTACTGTAACTGACGTTAACGGTGAATTCACCTTAACCCTTAGCCCTGGCAATACCCTCGTGGTATCGTACATTGGTTATCAAAGTACCGAGGTTAAAGTAGGTACTGATGTTAACCTTCGTATTACACTGCAATCGGGCAGCAGCACGCTGAACGAGGTTGTGGTAACAGGTTACACCGCTCAGCGTAAAAAAGATATCACCGGTTCGGTATCGGTGGTTAACGTGGCCAACATGAAAACAGTTCCGGCATCAAATACAGCAAGCTTACTGCAAGGTACTGCTGCAGGTGTTACAGTGGTAAACTCGGGTAACCCCGGTGCTAATACCACTGTAAACGTACGTGGTGTGGGCTCTATTTTCAGTACTGCTCCGCTGGTTGTGATCGATGGTGTTCAGGGTTCGCTAAATGACGTAAACCCTAACGATATCGAAAGTATCCAGGTTTTGAAAGACGGCCAGGCATCTATATTCGGTGTTCGTGGTTCAAACGGTGTTGTATTGGTAACTACTAAAAAAGGTAAAAGTGGTGCCGCAACTATTAGCTACGATGCTTACTATGGTACACAAAGGCCTTTAAAAGATGGTTTTAAACTTGCCGACAGTAAAACTTATGTGCAGGCTATTTACGAATCGTACAAAAACAGCCCCAAAGCTGACGGTACAAGTCCATTGGCTGATGGCAACGTTCAGTATGACCCCGGAAAAACCGGTACCTGGACTATCCCTGATTATATCACTCCTGCAGGTGCTAAAGAAGGTGATCCTAAAACCAATCCCTCAACTTACCTGTTAAACCCCTTTGTAACGGATAACCAGATTACCCGCGCCAATAAACAAGGTACCGACTGGTTTCACGAAGTGTTCAAGCCAGCTCCAATACAAAGCCATAATATTACAGCAAGCGGTGGTAGCGAAAAATCTACCTATTTAATGTCAATCAGTTACCTTAATCAACAAGGTACTTTAATTGATACCTACTTTAAAAGGTATGCAGCCAGGATCAACACCAACTTTGCCGTAGGTCCGCACATCCGCGTAGGTGAAAATGCTTATATTTTTTACAAGCGTAACCCTAACGTAAGCAATAACCAAAACGAAGGTAACGCGATATCATATATCTATCGCGAACCACCGGTTATTCCTGTTTATGATATTAAAGGTAATTTTGCCGGTACCCGCTCGGGTAGCTTAGGTAACTCAAGTAACCCTGTTGCAGTTCAGGAACGTTCAAAAGACAACCGCAACAATAACTGGGATATTACCGGTAACGTTTTTGCCGAAGTTGACTTCCTGAAACATTTCACTATCCGTACGCAGTTTGGTGGTACTGTAGATAACTATTACTATTACTTCTTTAATAAACCGGCTTACGAAAACTCGGAAGGTAATACTTCAACCAATGGTTTTACCGAAGTTGCTGGTTATAACAGTCAGTATACCTGGACCAACACTTTAAACTACAACCAAACATTTGGTAAACATAAAATAGCGTTTTTAGGTGGCTCGGAAGCAATTACTACCTACCGTCGCGGTATCCGTGCAGGCGGTGGTAACTACAACATCTCTTTCGATCCTAACTATGTAACGGTAGCTAACGGTGCCAACCCACCAAGTAACGGCGTTGATCAGTTGTTTGATGCAGGTCTGCTATCATACTTTGCTAAATTAGATTACCAGTTTGATGAAAAGTATATTTTAGGCGCTACTATCCGTCGTGATGGTTCGTCATATTTCGCTCCTGGTCACCAATGGGGTACTTTCCCGTCAGTAACCGCCGGTTGGAGAATTTCGAAAGAGGCTTTCCTGAAAGATGTGAGCTGGCTTAATGATATGAAAATCCGTGGTAGCTACGGTAGTCTTGGTTCGCTTGCAGGTGTTGAGACCCGTTTAAGCAATGCTTACGACTTATATGCACAATCAAACGGTAACGCCAACTATGATATTACCGGTACAGGTAATTCAACCGTAACAGGTTTATACCGTGTTCAAATAGGTAACTTGGCTACTACATGGGAAACTGATAAGATCAAAAATATTGGTTTTGATGCTACCTTGTTCAACAACAAATTTGATTTCACATTCGAGTATTTCGAAAAATCTGTAACAGGTTTATTATTTGGTTCAACAGCTCCGGGTATTGCAACGGCACCAAGCGCTGTTCAAAACTTGCCGTACGTTAATGGTGGTAACATCAAAAACAAAGGTTTCGAGATTATTACAGGTTACCACGGTAACGCCGGTAGCGACTGGAAATATGACGTGAGCTTAAACGTGAGCCACTATTCAAACAACGTAACAAATTTAAACGGTGCCAAATACCAGGATCGTAACAGCTCAGGTTCAACCCGTCTGCAAAACTTTGTGAGGTTGCAACCTGGCCAGCCGGTTGGTGAGTTTTATGGTTATAAAGTTATCGGCTTGTACCGGGATGCTGCTGATATAGCTGCTTCTCCGACCGATGGTAATGCACGTCCGGGTTTATTTAAATATGCCGATGTTAATGGTGACGGAAAGATCAGTGCTGATGACAAAACTTTCATTGGTAACCCGAACCCTAAATTTACAGGCGGTTTTACTTTGAATGTTACTTACAAAAACTTTGATTTGAACGCCTTCCTATACGGTTCGTTCGGTGGCAAAATCTTTAACTATATTAAATACTGGACTTATTTCCCTCAGGTATTTACAGGTAACGTAAGTGCAGACATCTTAGGCCCTAAAGTTTGGAAACCAGGTGCTGATAACAGCAAAGCTACTATCCCGGTATTAACCCGTACAGCTAACGCTGATAACACAGGCGAGCCAAACTCATGGTACGTTGAAAGTGGTAACTATGTAAGGTTAAAATCATTGATGTTGGGTTATACCGTACCAAATGCTAAAATCAAAGCTTTAGGTATTAAAAGGATAAGGTTTTACGTGTTAGCTAACAACTTATTTACAATTACCAAATACTCTGGTCTGGATCCTGAACTTCAGCCTTCAAACCTGAGTGATAATACCAGCTTCGGTATCGACTTTGGTAACTACCCTGCCGGACAGAAGATATACAACATTGGTGTTAATGCATCTTTCTAA
- the bglX gene encoding beta-glucosidase BglX, with protein sequence MKKYFSSRLAVAVMPLCVALLPYNKVSAQNKTEDAKMNTYVKSLMSKMTVDEKIGQLNLVTIGAATTGSVVNKGVEENIKKGSIGGVFGVWGTAQTRQIQDIAVKNSRLHIPLIFGLDVIHGHRTIFPIPLGMSATWDMNLIKQSAQIAAKEATGEGLNWVFSPMVDIARDPRWGRISEGSGEDPWYGSQVAKAMVQGYQGASMKNADAVMACVKHFALYGGAEAGREYNTVDMSRIKMYQDYLPPYKAAVDAGAGSFMSSFNTVDGVPATGNQWLLTDLLRRQWGFKGFVVSDYTAVNEMTAHGLGDLQTVSALALKAGLDMDMVGEGFLKTLKNSLAQKKITQQEIDLACQRVLEAKYKLGLFENPYKSMDADKEAKEELSPANRAAAREITKHSFVLLKNDNETLPLKKSGSIALVGPLADNHRDMLGTWVIAGEWQKSVSVMEGIKNVVGNNVAVNYAKGANITEDAEFIKRLNFGPGMVSVDPKPADQLLQEAVDVAKKSDVIVAVVGESQSMSGESSSRSDIDIPESQKNMLKELSKLGKPMVIVLFNGRPLTLTWEDKHASAILDVWAPGSEAGNAIADVLFGDYNPAGKLTATFPRSVGQIPIYYNHKNTGRPYSSGPTKFKSNYLDISNDPLYPFGYGLSYTTFNYSDVNLSKTKLKGNETLTATVTLTNTGKYAGEEVVQLYISDPVASISRSVKELKNYQKVNLQPGESKQVSFTITTELLKFYNSQLKYDWEAGEFVVQIGTNSSNTHKASIWWAK encoded by the coding sequence ATGAAAAAGTATTTTTCGAGCCGGCTGGCCGTTGCCGTAATGCCGCTTTGCGTGGCGCTGTTGCCTTATAATAAGGTGTCGGCCCAAAACAAAACTGAAGACGCAAAAATGAACACCTATGTAAAAAGCCTGATGAGCAAAATGACGGTTGATGAAAAAATCGGTCAGCTTAACCTGGTAACAATCGGTGCGGCAACAACAGGTTCGGTAGTAAATAAAGGTGTTGAAGAAAATATTAAAAAAGGATCGATAGGTGGTGTGTTTGGTGTTTGGGGTACGGCGCAAACCCGACAAATCCAGGATATAGCAGTAAAAAACTCAAGGTTGCACATTCCGCTAATTTTTGGTTTGGATGTGATCCACGGTCACCGCACCATTTTCCCCATCCCTTTGGGTATGTCGGCAACCTGGGATATGAACCTGATTAAACAATCGGCACAAATTGCAGCAAAAGAAGCAACCGGCGAGGGCCTTAACTGGGTATTTTCGCCTATGGTTGATATAGCCCGCGATCCGCGCTGGGGCCGCATTTCCGAAGGTTCGGGCGAGGACCCATGGTACGGCTCGCAGGTGGCCAAAGCTATGGTGCAGGGTTACCAGGGTGCCAGCATGAAAAATGCCGATGCGGTTATGGCTTGCGTAAAACACTTTGCGCTGTATGGCGGTGCCGAGGCAGGTCGTGAATATAACACGGTAGATATGAGCCGTATTAAAATGTACCAGGATTACCTGCCGCCATACAAAGCTGCTGTTGACGCCGGTGCAGGTAGTTTCATGAGTTCATTTAACACAGTAGATGGAGTACCGGCAACCGGTAACCAATGGTTATTAACCGATTTGCTAAGGAGGCAATGGGGTTTTAAAGGTTTCGTAGTGTCTGATTATACTGCCGTAAACGAAATGACAGCCCACGGTCTTGGCGATCTGCAAACTGTATCTGCTTTAGCATTAAAAGCAGGTTTGGATATGGATATGGTGGGAGAGGGCTTCCTGAAAACACTGAAAAACTCGCTTGCACAGAAAAAAATCACCCAGCAGGAAATTGATCTGGCCTGCCAGCGTGTTTTAGAGGCTAAATATAAATTAGGCCTGTTCGAAAATCCATATAAATCGATGGATGCCGATAAGGAAGCTAAAGAAGAGTTATCGCCGGCAAATCGTGCTGCCGCAAGGGAGATCACCAAACATTCGTTTGTATTATTGAAGAACGATAATGAAACCCTGCCTTTAAAAAAATCGGGTAGCATAGCGTTGGTTGGCCCCCTGGCCGATAATCACCGCGATATGCTGGGTACCTGGGTTATTGCCGGCGAATGGCAAAAATCAGTTAGTGTGATGGAAGGTATCAAAAACGTAGTGGGTAACAATGTTGCCGTTAACTATGCAAAAGGTGCTAACATTACCGAAGATGCAGAATTTATTAAACGTTTAAATTTTGGCCCGGGAATGGTTTCTGTTGATCCTAAACCAGCCGACCAGCTTTTGCAGGAAGCAGTTGATGTTGCCAAAAAATCGGATGTGATTGTGGCCGTTGTTGGCGAATCGCAAAGCATGTCGGGCGAATCATCAAGCCGTTCGGATATTGATATTCCCGAAAGCCAGAAAAATATGCTGAAAGAGCTTTCAAAATTAGGCAAACCAATGGTGATTGTATTATTTAACGGCCGCCCGCTTACCTTAACCTGGGAGGATAAACATGCCAGCGCTATCCTTGATGTGTGGGCTCCGGGATCAGAGGCAGGTAACGCCATTGCCGATGTTTTATTTGGCGATTATAACCCGGCCGGTAAATTAACCGCTACTTTCCCGCGCAGCGTAGGCCAGATACCTATTTATTATAACCACAAAAATACCGGCAGGCCTTATAGCAGCGGTCCTACCAAGTTCAAATCTAATTATCTTGATATCTCTAATGATCCGCTTTATCCATTTGGTTATGGCTTAAGCTACACCACCTTTAATTACAGTGATGTTAATTTGAGCAAAACCAAGCTTAAAGGTAACGAAACATTAACCGCTACGGTTACCTTAACCAATACCGGTAAATATGCGGGCGAAGAGGTGGTACAGCTATACATCAGCGATCCTGTGGCAAGCATCAGCCGATCAGTAAAAGAATTAAAAAACTATCAGAAAGTAAATCTTCAGCCCGGCGAATCAAAGCAGGTGAGCTTTACAATTACTACCGAACTGCTTAAATTTTACAACAGCCAGTTGAAGTATGATTGGGAGGCAGGTGAATTTGTTGTTCAGATAGGCACAAACTCGTCAAATACCCACAAAGCATCGATTTGGTGGGCTAAATGA
- a CDS encoding NUDIX hydrolase has translation MLSKQQLIEYSEDARKNYVNHISIDCVVFGFHEGQMKVLLLKTHNEEKWYLPGGFVLKQEPIDDAADRILKERTGLDKIFLQQFKVFGDPDRSKVHNDMYQGLIPQEQNWFSGRFISIGYYALVDFFGVSPQQDQFSELCTWRDLDDMPEMELDHENIYKTALDTLRLQLNYQPIGYNLMPKEFTMPELQKLYETILGKKLDRRNFQRRILGFGILNRSEQPRKGGAHKAPYLYSFDLENYQHALTEGFKGGW, from the coding sequence ATGTTAAGTAAACAGCAACTTATTGAATACAGCGAGGATGCCCGTAAAAACTACGTGAACCATATTTCTATTGATTGTGTTGTATTTGGTTTTCATGAAGGGCAAATGAAAGTGCTGTTATTAAAAACTCACAACGAAGAGAAATGGTACCTGCCCGGAGGTTTTGTATTGAAACAGGAACCGATAGACGATGCTGCCGACAGGATTTTGAAGGAGCGCACCGGTTTGGACAAGATTTTTTTACAGCAATTCAAGGTATTTGGCGATCCTGACCGCTCAAAAGTGCATAATGACATGTACCAGGGCTTGATTCCCCAGGAACAAAACTGGTTTTCGGGCCGGTTTATATCCATCGGATACTATGCCCTGGTTGATTTTTTTGGTGTAAGCCCGCAACAGGATCAGTTTTCAGAACTATGTACCTGGCGCGACCTTGATGACATGCCCGAAATGGAGCTTGATCATGAAAATATTTACAAAACTGCATTGGATACACTGCGGCTGCAACTTAACTATCAGCCCATAGGTTACAACTTGATGCCTAAGGAGTTTACCATGCCCGAGTTGCAAAAGCTATATGAAACCATTTTGGGTAAAAAGCTGGACAGGCGTAATTTTCAACGCCGCATATTAGGTTTCGGCATATTGAACAGATCTGAACAACCACGCAAAGGCGGCGCGCATAAGGCTCCTTATTTATATTCGTTTGATTTGGAGAATTATCAGCACGCTTTAACCGAAGGATTTAAGGGGGGATGGTAA
- a CDS encoding M1 family metallopeptidase, whose amino-acid sequence MIRIKNLLPVFLLFGSTTIFAQQTLPIAVNLQKTYTKGTRTPAGAPGKNYWQNTADYAIKVKFDPKTHLVSGTVGIDYINNSPDSLKRVQFKLYPNLYKKAVPHQSNISPADLTDGVHISSLSINNQPQDSTHRRVNGTNMTLRVKPIAPKQKVHFDIAYSYTLNQGSHIRTGQIDTGAFFVAYFFPRVAVYDDIDGWNDYPYTGSQEFYNDFCHFSAEITVPGDYKVWATGDLKNPDDVYNSRIIKRIADACVSDKVTDVITEEDVKAGDITKKAPTHTWKFEADSVTDFVFATSNHYLWKASSLVVDPKTGRRTRVDAVFNPSHKDYYAVVDYARKTVEVMSYKFPKWPFPYQHETVFDGLDQMEYPMMVNDNPLEDKTDAITLTDHEIFHTMFPFYMGINETKYGWMDEGWATIGEWLVSPEIDHSIVDPYGVAAVEQTAGQEVDVPVMTLTPALIGAAGFTDSYPKPAMAYLYVKDMLGDELFNKALHYYIAQWHGKHPMPYDFFNCMNTGAGVNMNWFWKAWFFDNGVTDLGIGKVNNTGDKYSVVINKVGSKPIPVNLTVYYADGSTQLVHKSIAVWRTGNTSTRVDFAAKKAVKKLVLGTTYDPDSNKKDNVWMKAN is encoded by the coding sequence ATGATCAGGATAAAAAATTTACTGCCGGTATTTTTATTATTTGGCAGCACCACAATTTTCGCGCAGCAAACATTGCCTATTGCTGTTAATCTGCAAAAAACCTACACCAAAGGCACACGCACCCCAGCCGGAGCCCCCGGTAAAAACTACTGGCAAAACACTGCCGACTATGCCATTAAAGTAAAATTCGATCCCAAAACACACCTGGTAAGCGGTACCGTTGGTATCGATTATATTAACAATAGTCCCGATAGTTTAAAAAGAGTGCAGTTTAAACTTTATCCCAACCTGTACAAAAAGGCTGTTCCGCATCAGTCAAACATCTCACCTGCCGATTTAACCGATGGCGTACACATCAGTAGCCTAAGCATAAATAATCAGCCGCAGGATAGCACCCATCGCCGCGTTAACGGCACCAATATGACGCTGCGCGTTAAACCCATCGCCCCGAAACAAAAAGTGCATTTTGATATTGCTTACTCATATACCTTAAATCAAGGTTCGCATATCCGCACCGGGCAAATTGATACCGGTGCATTCTTCGTAGCATATTTCTTTCCGCGGGTGGCCGTTTATGATGATATTGACGGATGGAATGATTATCCATACACAGGTTCGCAGGAATTTTATAACGATTTTTGCCATTTCAGCGCCGAGATCACGGTTCCCGGCGATTATAAAGTATGGGCAACCGGCGATTTGAAAAACCCTGATGATGTTTACAACTCCCGCATTATTAAACGAATAGCCGACGCTTGTGTAAGCGATAAAGTGACGGACGTAATTACTGAGGAAGATGTTAAAGCCGGCGATATCACCAAAAAAGCGCCAACCCATACCTGGAAGTTTGAAGCCGACAGCGTTACCGATTTTGTTTTTGCCACAAGCAATCATTATTTATGGAAAGCATCCAGCCTGGTTGTCGATCCTAAAACCGGCAGACGTACACGTGTTGACGCTGTGTTTAACCCCAGCCACAAGGATTACTACGCCGTGGTTGATTACGCCCGCAAAACCGTAGAGGTGATGAGCTACAAATTTCCGAAATGGCCATTTCCATACCAGCACGAAACCGTTTTTGACGGATTAGACCAGATGGAATACCCCATGATGGTGAACGATAATCCGCTGGAGGATAAAACAGATGCCATCACCTTAACCGATCATGAAATATTCCATACCATGTTTCCGTTTTATATGGGTATTAACGAAACCAAGTACGGCTGGATGGACGAAGGCTGGGCCACCATTGGCGAATGGCTGGTAAGCCCCGAGATAGATCACTCGATTGTTGACCCTTACGGAGTAGCCGCTGTTGAACAAACTGCAGGACAGGAAGTTGATGTGCCGGTTATGACGCTTACCCCCGCCCTTATTGGCGCGGCCGGTTTTACCGATAGCTACCCGAAGCCTGCAATGGCGTATTTATATGTTAAAGATATGCTGGGCGATGAACTGTTTAACAAGGCCCTGCACTACTACATTGCCCAATGGCATGGTAAACACCCTATGCCTTATGATTTTTTTAACTGCATGAACACTGGTGCGGGTGTTAATATGAACTGGTTTTGGAAGGCCTGGTTTTTTGATAACGGGGTAACAGATTTGGGTATTGGAAAAGTAAATAACACAGGCGATAAATACAGCGTAGTGATTAACAAAGTTGGCAGTAAACCCATACCGGTTAATTTAACCGTTTATTATGCGGATGGAAGCACCCAACTTGTACATAAAAGCATTGCCGTATGGCGAACAGGCAACACCAGTACCAGGGTTGATTTTGCAGCTAAAAAAGCTGTTAAAAAACTGGTGTTAGGTACAACTTATGATCCGGATAGTAACAAGAAAGACAATGTGTGGATGAAAGCCAACTAA
- a CDS encoding sterol desaturase family protein — protein sequence MDFLKAIYDHITGFFGLGNLYNIIKSGDYSKFLSWDGVTAVLGPMLPVLLVVEIIRGAFYKKFKVIHYKISFWTYVLNAFIGTVLSIAMVTLCIGFFSRFALFNTTFTWYWFIYGYIVWEFAHFWYHYLAHKVRILWCLHSTHHAPESMNLSVTFAHFFLEAPYADLIRTSICILLGVNPPMLFVIMFVDGFWGSMIHIGENLIEDGRLGFLNKIVLTPSHHRVHHARNPLYMDTNFCNLLPIWDKVFGTFQNEDRKIPIEYGISRPMIKNSFLDAYFGEIIALAKDVHKAPGIKNKFLYIVMPPGWSHTGDHKMTTVVKKAYFESLVKNDGEEKDTVGQGEKAEVI from the coding sequence ATGGATTTTTTAAAGGCGATATATGATCATATAACCGGCTTTTTTGGCTTAGGAAACTTATACAACATCATCAAATCCGGCGATTATAGCAAATTTTTATCCTGGGATGGTGTTACAGCCGTTTTGGGGCCAATGCTGCCTGTATTGTTAGTTGTTGAAATTATCCGCGGTGCCTTTTATAAAAAATTTAAGGTTATCCACTACAAAATCTCGTTCTGGACTTATGTGCTAAATGCTTTTATCGGCACAGTGTTATCAATCGCTATGGTAACATTGTGCATAGGCTTCTTCTCGCGGTTTGCTTTATTCAACACCACCTTTACCTGGTACTGGTTTATTTACGGATATATTGTTTGGGAGTTTGCCCATTTCTGGTACCACTACCTTGCACACAAAGTACGCATCCTGTGGTGCCTCCACTCCACCCATCACGCTCCCGAAAGCATGAATCTTTCGGTTACCTTTGCACATTTCTTTTTAGAAGCTCCTTATGCCGATTTGATCCGCACCAGCATTTGCATTTTATTAGGCGTAAATCCGCCCATGCTGTTTGTAATTATGTTTGTGGATGGTTTTTGGGGATCAATGATCCACATAGGCGAAAATTTGATTGAAGACGGGCGCTTAGGTTTTTTAAATAAGATAGTACTTACCCCTTCGCACCACCGGGTGCACCATGCGCGTAACCCGCTGTATATGGATACCAATTTTTGCAATTTGCTGCCCATTTGGGATAAAGTGTTCGGAACTTTTCAGAATGAGGACAGGAAGATCCCGATAGAATATGGCATCAGTCGCCCAATGATTAAAAACAGTTTTTTGGATGCTTATTTTGGAGAGATCATCGCCCTGGCTAAAGATGTTCATAAAGCACCGGGCATTAAAAATAAATTCCTGTACATCGTGATGCCTCCCGGCTGGAGCCATACCGGCGATCATAAAATGACTACGGTGGTGAAGAAGGCTTATTTTGAATCGTTGGTTAAGAATGATGGAGAGGAAAAGGACACTGTGGGGCAAGGAGAAAAGGCGGAGGTTATATAA